The region CATTCACGTCAAGGGCCGTCGCGCCTGCCTCAAACTGTTTTCTCGCCGCCGCCACGATCAGATCGGTTCTCCCCTCTTTAATCGCCTGGCTGAAAAGTTTTTTCCCTGTCGGATTGATTTTTTCACCGATTTTGAGAAAGGGATGTCCAGGTCCGACATAGACTGTTTTCATTCGGCTTGAAATTTTCATTCCCTTTCTGACATTTCTCGGCGCAGGCCGTCGGCCGGAAAGAATTCCCTTAATCTTTCGGATATAGTCAGGCGTTGTCCCGCAGCATCCTCCCAATATATTTACGCCCGATTCGATAAAACGATCGGCGTAGGAAGCCATTTCATCGGAAGTGGCCGGAAAAACAGTGGTCCCCTTGATTTGAATAGGCAATCCCGCATTTGGTTCCGCCGAAATAAAGACATGGGTTGTTTCTGACATCTTTTTGATGACCGGAAGCATATGTTCCGGTCCGGTAGAACAATTTACGCCTAAAATTTCAACGCCCAGCCCCTCCAGCACTGTTGCCGCCGTTTCAGCATCAGACCCTGTGTCGGTAATCCCATCCTGGGTAAAGGTCATATGGGCCATGATAGGAATATTCTTCCCCTGAACCGCTTCTTTTGCCGCAATAATGGCCGCTTTCATTTCCTGCAGGTCAAACATCGTTTCAATGGCAATCAGGTCGCAGCCGGCCCGAACCAGTTCAAAGGCCTGTTCATAAAAAAGGTGAACGGCCTTGTCAAAAGCAAGTTCTCCAAACGGTGCGATGGTTGTTCCCGACGGACCGATATCACCCGCCACATAGACTTTTTTTCCGCCGGCCGCCTTTCTGGCAATTTTGACAGCCGATTCGTTAATCTCCCTTATTTTGTCCTGTGCGTTATATTCCCCTAATCGAATGCGGCTTGCACCAAAGGTATTGGTCAGGACGATATCGCTTCCAGCCAAAATATACTCCCGATGAACATCCACAATGGCTTCGGGATTCTCCAGATTCCAGAGATCGGGAGCGTACCCGTTTGGCAGACCCCGCCCCTGCAGAAGGGCACCCATCGACCCATCCAAAATCAAAATTTCAGTTTTTAGACGATCGAGTATTTCAGACATTTGTCCCCGGAACTGATTTCTTTTCCGCTTTTCTTTCCCAGCCGATCAAGGCCGAAACCGAAAAACGGGGATCCATGATAAATGCTTCATTGTGCGTCACGCCGATCTTATGGGCTTCGGTAACTTTCAAGACCTCGGCCTGTACAGGCAGTTTCCAGTCTCCATACCCCACGCCAAATCGAAATGTTTTTTGATAACCATTTTTGTTGATTTCCGTTTCAATCAGCTTCTCTACTGGATCTGCAAAATAATCGGCCATCCAGGCGCCTATTCGATCGAGATAAAAGGCTTCGGCAGGTTCGTCTTCCTTGATTTCATCGATTTTCTTTTCAAATTCCGGACCCATCGTGCAGACCAAAAGCGTTGCATAATCGCATTTCTTCAGGAGCTTGACCATATTGCTTCCCTGAAAAAGCGTCGTACTGAGATCGCAGGTCACGTGGTCTTTAAAGACCTTTTCAATTTTAACTGTGCGGTAGACCCCTTTTCCGCTGATGAGGGTATACCCGATATCGATGGCCTTTTTAATATATTTGGCAATATTTTCTTCGGGAATTTCCTTTAAAGACTTATATTTGGGAAGCCGCAATTCCCTGATTATTTCAGCTTCATCAATCGTAAAAGGAATATTAAGTAAGGTAATCGGTTTTAAGCTCTTGATCATGATCTCATTTAAAGAGAGGATATCCAAAAATCGGCCTATAATAGCATATCTACCTCAAAAAATAATGATTTATTTTAGTGATGCGCGGCGTCATAGGGGCATGGAATTAAAGCCCGCGGATATCTGTGTAAGACCTGGCACAACGGAATCCGATACTGACCGATACCGTATTGGGCGAGAGGGCAATCCGGTTAAATGCCTGGAAACTGGGACCACACTTGTAGTAACTGCAGTCATAGAACGACCCTCCCCTGAGCACTTTGTGTGATTCCCCATAGTTCGGGTTATCGGTATGGGGGTTATTGGGGTAAGGCTTAAACCAGTCAGAGGTCCATTGAAAGACATTTCCCGCCATGTCATAAACGCCGTAGGGGCTCTTTCCCGCCTCAAAATTCCCCACAGGAGTGGTATCACCGATTCCCAACATATACACATTGGCGTTTTCCTTGACAAACTCATTGCCCCAGGGGAAGATTCTTCCGTCACTTCCCCGGGCGGCTTTTTCCCATTCCTTTTCTGTCGGAAGCCTCTTCCCTTTCCAGTGGCAGTAATCTTCCGCGTCAAACCAGCTCACAAAAGTAACAGGGTGATCTTTTTTTACAAGGAGCACCCTTTTGTCAATCCAATGTTTCGGAGGTTTTCGCGCGGTCTGTTTCACAAAGAGGTTATACTCTCCGTTGGTGACGTCATTTCGGTCTATCCAATATTCTTCAAGATAATCTTTATGTTTTGGACCGACCGCTTTTTTGACATAATTCTCTCCCATAATAAATTCCCCTGCCGGAATCAAAACCATTGCCGACTGAGAAGCATCCTTTCGATGATGTCCTGACAATGAACGGGAAATTTTTATCGCTTTGAGGACAATTTCTTCGGGAATCTCCCCTTCATTGTGGCAGAGCAGGCACTCTCCGGATTGTTTGTGTATATTGCCAAGCGTTGCGGGATGGGCGTTTTCGTGACACCCATAGCATTCTGCCTTCGTGTCCTTCGCGTAATAGGTATTCCTGTCCGCGGAATTGACCTGATATGCGAATCCAAATAGGAGACTTGTAAGGATCAAAATCTGAATGATAACACCCGTCCTGGTCAATGGCTGAAACATAAGCGCTATTTTAACATAAACATCAAATTCAAGTCATTTTCTCTATAAGAACTGACGTCTCGGAGATTTGATTAATGGATAAACAGCGGAACGACCCTGGCTCGCTAT is a window of Nitrospirota bacterium DNA encoding:
- a CDS encoding SUMF1/EgtB/PvdO family nonheme iron enzyme — its product is MFQPLTRTGVIIQILILTSLLFGFAYQVNSADRNTYYAKDTKAECYGCHENAHPATLGNIHKQSGECLLCHNEGEIPEEIVLKAIKISRSLSGHHRKDASQSAMVLIPAGEFIMGENYVKKAVGPKHKDYLEEYWIDRNDVTNGEYNLFVKQTARKPPKHWIDKRVLLVKKDHPVTFVSWFDAEDYCHWKGKRLPTEKEWEKAARGSDGRIFPWGNEFVKENANVYMLGIGDTTPVGNFEAGKSPYGVYDMAGNVFQWTSDWFKPYPNNPHTDNPNYGESHKVLRGGSFYDCSYYKCGPSFQAFNRIALSPNTVSVSIGFRCARSYTDIRGL